A genomic region of Planktothrix serta PCC 8927 contains the following coding sequences:
- a CDS encoding phycobiliprotein lyase, with protein MTALIQQNPSDLASQVAEYFRRSVGNWHSERRYYTLPEGDTQEVASEITIEFLDQGCPDLINIAQLHELEDSIILTCGSKVNWKSSNSVSGKKLSKGATVFGVSETLLYRDQGFMTPKPVVAQYYLVDANTLCLRTEYNGSVFEEEIKLVGQRYRTRQTIISRAGEQTMIGQYLEKRIE; from the coding sequence ATGACAGCCCTGATACAACAAAACCCTTCTGATCTAGCATCCCAAGTGGCGGAGTATTTTCGTCGCAGTGTTGGAAATTGGCATTCAGAACGGCGCTACTATACACTTCCAGAGGGAGATACCCAAGAAGTTGCCAGCGAGATTACCATAGAATTTTTAGACCAAGGTTGTCCTGACCTGATCAATATTGCTCAATTACACGAATTAGAGGATTCGATCATCCTCACCTGTGGGTCAAAGGTCAACTGGAAAAGTTCTAATTCCGTCTCAGGAAAGAAATTGTCGAAAGGAGCAACGGTTTTTGGTGTTTCTGAAACCCTACTCTATCGAGATCAGGGGTTTATGACGCCTAAACCCGTTGTCGCCCAATATTATCTGGTTGATGCTAATACGTTATGCCTCAGAACCGAGTACAATGGTTCTGTATTTGAAGAAGAAATTAAACTGGTAGGTCAACGATACCGCACCCGACAAACGATTATTTCACGGGCTGGGGAACAAACCATGATCGGCCAGTATTTAGAGAAACGGATTGAGTAG
- a CDS encoding extracellular solute-binding protein translates to MKRRFFLQGISTLTLSSVVVGCKQATALMVQILRGSVPVQMVSKFRQQSDQGVIDFVPQLQLQDLFGLLQKWKSQPPTQQSPQTELVMIGDYWLNSAIQQQLIQPLDPKLWPQWSQLPSPWQNIVRRNSEGKYDSKGKIWAAPYRSGSTVIIYRVDKFKALGWTPEDWSDLWRPELRHRISLPNQAREVIGLTLKKLGYSYNTADLSKVKNLEAELLKLHQNVRLYDSNSYLKPLILGDTWLAVGWSTDIPPEVQYQNELAAVVPKSGTALWLDLWVKPAGVQASPTATLADNWIDFCWSPQVATQLSLLTGTTSPIILGMNPQELPQSLRENPLLFPKASILENSDFLQPLSANSIKQYQQLWEKIRLGR, encoded by the coding sequence GTGAAGCGAAGGTTTTTTCTCCAAGGAATCAGTACCTTAACCTTGAGTAGTGTCGTAGTGGGATGTAAACAAGCTACGGCACTCATGGTTCAAATTCTCAGAGGTTCTGTTCCGGTGCAAATGGTGAGCAAATTTCGACAACAATCTGATCAAGGTGTGATTGATTTTGTTCCCCAACTGCAACTGCAAGATTTATTTGGATTATTACAAAAATGGAAGTCTCAACCCCCAACTCAGCAGTCACCTCAAACTGAGTTAGTGATGATTGGAGACTATTGGTTAAATTCTGCCATTCAACAACAACTGATTCAACCCCTCGACCCGAAATTATGGCCGCAGTGGTCACAACTTCCCTCCCCTTGGCAAAATATTGTTCGGCGGAATTCTGAAGGTAAATATGATTCTAAGGGGAAAATTTGGGCGGCGCCTTATCGTTCAGGAAGTACGGTGATTATTTATCGGGTTGATAAGTTTAAGGCGTTGGGATGGACGCCTGAAGACTGGAGTGATTTATGGCGGCCAGAATTGCGTCATCGGATTTCTTTACCCAATCAAGCGCGGGAAGTGATTGGTTTAACGTTAAAAAAATTAGGCTATTCCTATAATACTGCCGATTTAAGCAAAGTTAAAAACCTAGAAGCTGAACTGCTTAAACTGCATCAAAATGTTAGACTTTATGATTCTAATAGTTATCTGAAACCGTTAATTTTAGGTGATACTTGGTTAGCAGTGGGTTGGTCTACGGATATTCCTCCAGAGGTTCAATATCAAAATGAATTAGCCGCCGTTGTTCCTAAATCTGGTACGGCGTTATGGTTAGATTTGTGGGTGAAACCTGCGGGAGTTCAAGCGTCTCCTACGGCAACTTTAGCAGATAATTGGATCGATTTTTGTTGGTCGCCCCAAGTTGCAACTCAACTCTCCTTATTAACGGGAACAACATCCCCAATTATTCTAGGAATGAACCCCCAAGAGTTACCCCAATCTTTAAGAGAAAATCCCCTATTATTTCCGAAAGCTTCTATTTTAGAAAACAGTGATTTTCTCCAACCGCTTTCGGCAAATTCTATTAAACAGTATCAACAGTTATGGGAAAAAATTAGACTGGGAAGGTAA
- a CDS encoding Uma2 family endonuclease, producing the protein MIQTEDKPQIQSLSLEEFLTQPETKPAQEYINGVVYQKPMPKGKHSRIQKCLIDSISQVAETKHLACAFPELRCSFGGRSIVPDIVVLEWQNIPLDEQGEIANDVNIAPDWTIEILSPDQNTTRVINNILFCLKHQTQLGWLIEPQERLVLVFKPKQQPEVFEGEQILPVLDILKDYQLSVNELFNCLKP; encoded by the coding sequence ATGATTCAAACTGAAGATAAACCCCAAATTCAATCTCTCTCCCTAGAGGAATTTTTAACCCAACCGGAAACCAAACCCGCCCAAGAATATATTAACGGAGTTGTTTATCAAAAACCAATGCCAAAAGGAAAACATAGTCGCATTCAAAAATGTCTCATTGATTCTATTAGCCAAGTCGCTGAAACCAAACATTTAGCTTGTGCTTTTCCTGAATTACGCTGTAGTTTTGGCGGGCGTTCTATTGTTCCTGATATAGTTGTATTAGAATGGCAGAATATCCCCCTAGATGAACAAGGGGAAATCGCTAATGATGTTAATATTGCCCCAGATTGGACAATTGAAATATTATCCCCAGACCAAAATACAACCCGTGTGATTAATAATATTTTATTCTGTTTAAAACATCAAACACAATTAGGTTGGTTAATTGAACCGCAGGAAAGATTAGTATTAGTATTTAAACCCAAACAACAACCCGAAGTATTTGAAGGAGAACAAATTTTACCCGTTTTAGATATATTAAAAGATTACCAATTATCGGTTAATGAATTATTCAATTGTTTAAAACCGTAG
- a CDS encoding B12-binding domain-containing radical SAM protein, translating into MSASVFDAERLLFTPTPSNLDAIPIIFAFPNEYTVGITSLGYQLVWSTLAMRSDVEVSRLFTDLHEPLPQHPELVGFSFSWELDYVNIFERLEFLNIPLRSVHRTDQHPLLFGGGPVLTANPEPFADFFDIILLGDGENLLGDFIDAYQQVRHESRSTQLRHLAQIPGIYIPSLYEISYHSLEGEIQEIKPVDSSIPSQVQKQTYRGNILSASTVVTEKAAWENIYMVEVVRSCPEMCRFCLASYLTLPFRTASLEASLIPAIEQGLQVTRRLGLLGASVTQHPEFDELLNYLTQPKYDDVRLSIASVRTNTVTEKLAKTLAKRETRTLTIAVESGSDRLRKIINKKLENEEILQAIINAKNGGLQGMKIYGMVGIPGEELEDVEATVDLMTALKKAAPGFKLTLGCSTFVPKSHTPFQWFGVNPNAEKRLKLLEKQLKSNNIDFRPESYKWSVIQSLLSRGDRRISHLLELVRNYGDSLGSYRRAFKELRGQLPTMEYYVNQNWDLDQVLPWQHLQGPLPVATLKKHLADSVGCVSKAHAPSII; encoded by the coding sequence GTGAGTGCTTCTGTCTTTGATGCTGAACGTTTACTCTTTACTCCGACGCCATCTAATTTAGATGCGATTCCGATTATTTTTGCTTTTCCCAATGAATATACCGTTGGCATTACCAGTTTAGGTTATCAACTGGTTTGGTCTACTTTAGCAATGCGTTCAGATGTAGAAGTCAGTCGTCTATTTACCGATTTACACGAACCCTTACCTCAACATCCTGAACTGGTGGGTTTTTCCTTTTCTTGGGAACTCGATTATGTCAATATTTTTGAGCGTTTAGAATTCTTAAATATTCCCCTGCGTTCGGTTCATCGCACAGATCAACATCCCTTACTTTTTGGCGGTGGCCCCGTATTAACCGCTAATCCAGAACCCTTTGCCGATTTTTTTGATATTATTTTACTCGGTGATGGCGAAAACTTATTAGGCGATTTCATAGACGCTTATCAACAGGTTCGTCACGAATCTCGTTCAACTCAATTACGACATTTAGCCCAAATTCCAGGAATTTATATTCCCAGTTTATATGAAATATCTTATCACAGTTTAGAAGGTGAAATTCAAGAGATTAAACCTGTAGATTCGAGTATTCCTTCCCAAGTCCAAAAACAAACCTATCGAGGCAATATTTTATCCGCTTCAACGGTTGTAACAGAAAAAGCCGCTTGGGAAAATATCTATATGGTAGAAGTGGTTCGCAGTTGTCCTGAAATGTGCCGTTTTTGTTTAGCCAGTTATTTAACTTTACCCTTTAGAACAGCGAGTTTAGAAGCCTCTTTAATTCCAGCTATTGAACAGGGACTCCAAGTAACCCGGCGTTTAGGTTTATTAGGCGCGTCGGTAACACAACACCCCGAATTTGATGAGTTATTGAATTATTTAACTCAACCGAAATATGATGATGTGCGTTTAAGTATTGCTTCAGTTAGAACAAATACCGTTACAGAAAAATTAGCAAAAACCTTAGCAAAAAGAGAGACTCGCACCTTGACAATTGCTGTAGAAAGTGGTAGCGATCGCCTCAGAAAAATTATTAATAAAAAATTAGAAAACGAGGAAATTTTACAAGCCATTATTAACGCAAAAAATGGCGGTTTACAGGGGATGAAAATCTATGGGATGGTAGGAATTCCTGGGGAAGAATTAGAGGATGTAGAAGCCACTGTAGACTTGATGACAGCCTTAAAAAAAGCAGCACCGGGCTTTAAATTAACCCTCGGTTGTAGTACCTTTGTTCCCAAATCTCATACACCCTTTCAATGGTTTGGGGTAAATCCCAATGCAGAAAAACGACTAAAATTATTAGAAAAACAATTAAAATCAAATAACATTGATTTTAGACCGGAAAGTTATAAATGGTCAGTAATTCAATCTCTACTTTCTAGGGGCGATCGGCGGATTTCCCATCTATTAGAATTAGTTAGAAACTATGGAGACTCATTAGGAAGTTATCGCCGAGCCTTCAAAGAATTACGCGGACAATTACCCACTATGGAATATTATGTTAACCAAAATTGGGATTTAGATCAAGTATTACCTTGGCAACATCTTCAAGGCCCTTTACCCGTCGCTACCCTAAAAAAACACCTCGCCGACTCTGTAGGGTGCGTAAGCAAAGCGCACGCACCATCAATTATTTAG
- a CDS encoding photosystem II reaction center protein J produces the protein MLQSGKIPLWLVATVAGTGVLVVVGLFFYGSYVGIGSSF, from the coding sequence GTGTTGCAATCAGGCAAAATTCCATTGTGGTTAGTTGCCACTGTTGCTGGAACTGGTGTTTTAGTGGTAGTTGGTTTGTTTTTCTATGGTTCCTATGTGGGTATAGGTTCTTCCTTCTAA
- a CDS encoding photosystem II reaction center protein L — translation MDRSNNPNRQPVELNRTSLYLGLLLIFVLGILFSSYFFN, via the coding sequence ATGGATCGGAGTAATAATCCTAATCGGCAACCTGTTGAGTTGAACAGAACTTCACTCTATTTGGGTTTGCTGTTGATTTTTGTTCTCGGTATTTTATTCTCCAGTTATTTCTTTAACTAA
- the psbF gene encoding cytochrome b559 subunit beta, translating into MATGSSSNEPITYPIFTVRWLAVHTLAVPTVFFLGAIAAMQFIQR; encoded by the coding sequence ATGGCAACTGGTAGCAGTTCCAATGAACCGATAACTTATCCGATTTTTACAGTCCGTTGGTTAGCCGTTCATACTTTAGCAGTACCTACGGTTTTCTTCCTGGGTGCGATCGCGGCTATGCAATTTATTCAACGATAG
- the psbE gene encoding cytochrome b559 subunit alpha: protein MSGTTGERPFGDIITSIRYWVIHSITIPALFVAGWLFVSTGLAYDAFGTPRPDEYFTQQRQEIPIVSDRFNSKSQIGDFTSK, encoded by the coding sequence ATGTCAGGAACAACTGGAGAGCGTCCTTTTGGCGATATTATTACCAGTATCCGGTATTGGGTGATTCACAGTATTACAATTCCGGCTTTATTTGTTGCAGGTTGGCTGTTTGTCAGCACGGGTTTAGCTTACGATGCTTTTGGTACCCCTCGCCCCGATGAGTATTTTACTCAGCAACGGCAGGAAATTCCGATTGTAAGCGATCGCTTTAATAGCAAATCACAAATTGGCGATTTTACGAGTAAATAG
- a CDS encoding photosynthesis system II assembly factor Ycf48, which translates to MHIVKFLQKIVIILTVALICASCRYLPQLSYNPWELVPTETQGNLADIAFTGTNPKQGWIVGSDATLLETTDGGDHWQVKQLDLGEEKVRFNSVSFNGSEGWIVGLPSILLHTTNEGKTWDRIPLNAKLPGAPYSIVALSPNTAEMITDLGAIYQTQDGGKTWKSLVEDAVGFVRNLSRAEDGRYISVSSKGNFYSTWEPGSKAWEPHNRYSSKRLEKIGFGQDGRLWMIARGGELRFTDPENLLEWGDPINPESSTSWGFLDLAYRTPEEIWVSGGSGNLLCSFDGGQTWQKDREVENIPSNLYRIKFLGPEQGFVLGQRGTLLRYKGSAPQAV; encoded by the coding sequence ATGCACATTGTTAAATTTCTGCAAAAAATCGTTATAATCTTGACAGTTGCTCTAATTTGTGCTAGCTGTCGTTACCTACCCCAACTCAGTTACAACCCTTGGGAACTGGTTCCTACAGAAACTCAAGGGAATTTAGCCGATATTGCCTTTACAGGAACGAACCCGAAACAGGGTTGGATTGTCGGGAGTGACGCGACGCTGCTGGAAACCACCGATGGGGGCGACCATTGGCAAGTAAAGCAACTGGATTTAGGGGAAGAAAAAGTTCGATTCAACTCGGTTAGCTTTAACGGCTCTGAGGGTTGGATTGTGGGACTCCCCTCAATTTTGTTGCACACCACCAATGAAGGCAAAACCTGGGATCGAATTCCCTTAAATGCCAAGTTACCCGGTGCGCCTTATAGTATTGTGGCTCTAAGTCCCAATACCGCCGAGATGATAACGGATTTGGGGGCAATTTACCAAACTCAAGATGGCGGGAAAACCTGGAAATCCTTGGTTGAAGATGCGGTGGGTTTTGTCAGAAATCTCTCCCGTGCTGAGGATGGTCGCTATATTAGCGTTTCTTCCAAGGGGAATTTTTATTCTACTTGGGAACCGGGATCTAAGGCTTGGGAACCCCATAATCGTTACAGTTCTAAACGGTTAGAGAAAATTGGCTTTGGTCAAGATGGCCGTCTGTGGATGATTGCGCGTGGGGGTGAATTACGGTTTACTGATCCTGAGAATCTCTTGGAGTGGGGTGATCCGATTAACCCCGAATCTTCCACAAGTTGGGGATTTTTGGATTTAGCCTATCGCACCCCGGAAGAAATTTGGGTCAGTGGTGGTAGTGGTAACCTCCTGTGTAGTTTTGACGGAGGCCAAACTTGGCAAAAAGATCGGGAAGTGGAAAATATCCCGTCTAACCTTTATCGAATTAAGTTTCTCGGCCCGGAACAGGGTTTTGTCCTGGGTCAGAGAGGAACGTTACTTCGCTATAAAGGGTCGGCCCCACAAGCAGTTTAA
- a CDS encoding rubredoxin — MPATEVTALDRHECKACGYVYEPAKGSSNVPAGTAFTDLPQKWRCPVCGAPSSQFVNIGSVENPSGFEENRGYGFGVNTLTAQQKNLLIFGGLALGFLFFISLYGLN; from the coding sequence ATGCCAGCAACTGAAGTTACAGCCCTTGATCGTCATGAGTGTAAGGCTTGTGGCTATGTCTATGAGCCGGCAAAAGGGAGTTCTAATGTTCCTGCGGGGACAGCCTTTACTGATTTACCCCAAAAATGGCGTTGTCCGGTCTGTGGCGCTCCCTCAAGCCAGTTTGTCAATATTGGTTCTGTGGAAAACCCTTCTGGGTTTGAGGAGAACAGAGGCTATGGCTTTGGGGTGAATACCTTAACCGCCCAGCAAAAGAATCTCCTGATTTTTGGGGGATTGGCCTTAGGGTTTTTGTTCTTTATCAGCTTATATGGCCTGAATTGA
- the ndhC gene encoding photosynthetic/respiratory NAD(P)H-quinone oxidoreductase subunit C has translation MSKCKKSVTKLERYRFIVFVLNGYEYFLGFLIISSLVPILALVVSKVLRPKSRGGARRTTYESGNEPIGGAWIQFNIRYYMFALVFVIFDVETVFLYPWAVAFHNLGLLAFIEALIFIAILVIALVYAWRKGALEWS, from the coding sequence ATGTCAAAATGTAAAAAATCAGTTACAAAACTAGAGCGATACCGATTCATTGTGTTTGTTCTCAATGGCTACGAATACTTTTTAGGCTTCTTAATCATCAGTAGCCTAGTTCCTATCCTGGCTTTGGTTGTCTCCAAAGTCTTACGGCCAAAAAGCCGTGGTGGTGCCCGTCGCACCACCTACGAGTCCGGGAACGAACCCATCGGTGGAGCATGGATTCAATTCAACATCCGATACTATATGTTCGCCTTGGTGTTTGTGATCTTCGATGTTGAAACCGTGTTTCTCTACCCTTGGGCCGTTGCCTTCCACAATTTGGGACTATTGGCTTTTATTGAAGCCTTGATTTTTATTGCAATTCTTGTCATTGCACTGGTTTACGCTTGGCGTAAAGGTGCCTTGGAATGGTCATAA
- a CDS encoding NADH dehydrogenase subunit K, whose translation MTQSVSPNKETLINPVERPQVTQELSENVILTTVDDLYNWARLSSLWPLLYGTACCFIEFAGLIGSRFDFDRFGLVPRSSPRQADLLITAGTITMKYAPILVRLYEQMPEPKYVIAMGACTVTGGMFSMDSTTAVRGVDKLIPVDVYIPGCPPRPEAIIDAVIKLRKKIADDSLQERANLQQTHRYYTRPHNMKPVEPILTGQYLVTESRQVPPKQLTQAMGMAVPPALIAERTKEEKRG comes from the coding sequence ATGACTCAAAGCGTTTCACCCAACAAAGAAACCCTGATTAATCCAGTTGAGCGGCCCCAAGTCACTCAGGAACTCTCGGAAAACGTGATCCTGACAACAGTGGATGACCTCTACAACTGGGCTAGGCTGTCAAGCTTATGGCCGCTTTTATACGGGACAGCCTGTTGTTTTATTGAATTTGCGGGTTTAATCGGTTCTCGGTTTGACTTTGACCGTTTTGGTCTAGTTCCCCGGTCGAGTCCTCGACAAGCGGATTTACTGATTACCGCCGGAACCATTACCATGAAATATGCTCCGATTCTGGTGCGTTTGTACGAACAAATGCCCGAACCGAAGTATGTGATTGCCATGGGAGCTTGTACCGTCACCGGAGGAATGTTTAGCATGGACTCCACAACGGCGGTGCGCGGTGTGGATAAATTAATTCCTGTGGATGTTTATATCCCCGGCTGTCCTCCTCGTCCAGAGGCGATTATCGACGCGGTGATCAAACTTCGTAAGAAAATTGCCGACGATTCTTTACAAGAACGGGCTAATCTTCAACAAACCCATCGCTATTACACCCGCCCTCACAATATGAAACCCGTTGAACCGATTTTAACGGGCCAATATTTAGTTACTGAATCTCGTCAAGTTCCCCCTAAACAGTTAACGCAAGCGATGGGAATGGCTGTTCCTCCCGCTTTAATTGCCGAACGGACAAAGGAGGAAAAACGTGGCTAA
- a CDS encoding NAD(P)H-quinone oxidoreductase subunit J — MANSEAEAPLVEAGKVSQWLSENGFEHESLGPNASSVEMIKVDREYLIPLSTALYAYGFNCLRCQCAYDAGPGDALVSVYHLVKIDDNVEQPQEICVKVFVPRDDPRVPSVYWIWKAADFQERESYDMYGIVYEGHPNLKRILMPEDWVGWPLRKDYISPDFHELQDAY; from the coding sequence GTGGCTAACTCAGAAGCAGAAGCACCCCTGGTTGAAGCCGGGAAAGTCTCTCAATGGTTGAGTGAAAACGGCTTTGAACATGAATCTCTAGGCCCTAATGCCTCATCCGTAGAAATGATTAAAGTGGATCGAGAGTATTTGATCCCCTTATCTACCGCTTTGTATGCCTACGGCTTCAACTGCTTGCGCTGTCAATGTGCCTATGACGCAGGCCCAGGAGATGCCTTAGTTAGTGTTTATCATTTAGTCAAAATTGATGACAACGTGGAACAACCGCAGGAAATCTGCGTCAAAGTCTTCGTTCCACGGGATGATCCCAGAGTCCCTTCAGTTTACTGGATTTGGAAAGCAGCCGATTTTCAGGAGCGAGAATCCTACGATATGTATGGTATCGTCTACGAAGGTCATCCCAATCTGAAACGGATTCTAATGCCTGAAGATTGGGTGGGTTGGCCTTTAAGAAAAGATTATATCTCCCCTGATTTTCATGAATTGCAAGATGCTTATTAA
- a CDS encoding SdrD B-like domain-containing protein: MSTLNGTTFNDINFNGIFDAGDIALPNVTVFLDTNGNGLPESLEQVDVTDINGFYDFPNLVAGSYQVGQVVPTGFTRTTPASAVTLTGTAAEVATFNIANTGAVTPVVPSLSGNISGVVFVDNNLQGIYNYIYDDNGNIVVDPNGFVPENQLYDPFVDATLPNIPVYIDLNNDGFLSSNEPSTFTNEAGFYNFNVLPAGSYLLRVAQPFEVTGENSILGDLLETTNTPLVVDVFAGSTVRGDLGVVAPNSVYGKVINDLNGNGFPEATEPGIQGVTVFIDSNGNNFFDLGEKSTVSGTDGAYIIKGLDTNVGQESSQTLAQNPYLAYQLLVDPLSVANTFPVTSVPPTAAYVRTSPLPGATVDAPVIPEGSAQANFLYAFAPTATAVLPDSITGFVFNDLNGDGVVQTGEPNLPGAEIYLDLNNNNEFDSGEPSSITDAAGSFGFLALSTPGDFIVRTTDEFLTTAVPNVILGVGQASQVAIGLASFEPSPAINQEALIPIIGTTVV; the protein is encoded by the coding sequence GTGAGCACTCTCAACGGTACAACATTTAATGATATTAATTTCAACGGCATCTTCGATGCTGGTGATATAGCACTTCCCAATGTCACCGTATTTTTAGATACTAATGGCAATGGTTTACCTGAAAGCTTAGAACAAGTTGATGTCACCGACATTAACGGTTTTTATGATTTCCCTAACCTAGTAGCGGGAAGTTATCAGGTTGGACAAGTTGTCCCTACCGGGTTCACCCGGACAACTCCAGCATCCGCAGTCACCCTGACGGGAACTGCGGCGGAGGTAGCTACATTTAACATTGCCAATACTGGAGCCGTTACCCCGGTTGTTCCGTCTCTGAGCGGTAACATTTCTGGAGTTGTCTTTGTAGATAATAACTTACAGGGTATCTACAACTACATCTACGACGATAACGGCAATATCGTTGTCGATCCCAATGGGTTTGTCCCGGAGAATCAGCTATACGATCCCTTTGTGGATGCCACCTTACCGAATATTCCGGTCTACATTGACCTGAACAACGATGGTTTCCTCAGTTCCAACGAACCGAGCACCTTTACCAATGAAGCCGGGTTTTATAACTTCAATGTTTTACCTGCTGGTTCCTACCTGTTAAGAGTTGCTCAACCTTTTGAGGTGACAGGAGAAAACTCGATTCTGGGTGATCTGTTAGAAACAACTAATACTCCCTTAGTGGTTGATGTCTTTGCCGGATCAACCGTCAGAGGCGATCTGGGTGTTGTTGCTCCCAATAGTGTTTACGGTAAAGTCATTAATGACCTGAATGGTAATGGCTTCCCAGAAGCTACAGAACCTGGAATTCAAGGCGTTACGGTCTTTATTGATTCTAATGGCAATAACTTCTTTGACTTAGGCGAAAAGTCCACGGTCAGTGGTACCGATGGAGCCTACATTATCAAAGGCTTAGATACTAACGTTGGCCAGGAATCTAGCCAGACTTTGGCTCAAAATCCCTATCTCGCCTACCAGCTTTTAGTTGATCCTCTGTCTGTCGCCAACACCTTCCCGGTGACTTCGGTTCCTCCCACCGCAGCCTACGTTAGAACTTCACCTCTACCGGGAGCTACAGTTGATGCTCCTGTGATTCCCGAAGGTTCTGCTCAGGCTAATTTCTTGTATGCTTTTGCTCCTACAGCAACAGCCGTACTACCTGATAGCATTACCGGATTTGTTTTCAATGATTTGAATGGTGATGGCGTAGTTCAAACGGGTGAACCGAATCTGCCCGGTGCCGAAATCTATCTCGATTTGAACAACAACAACGAGTTCGATTCCGGTGAGCCGTCTTCAATTACTGATGCAGCCGGTTCCTTTGGTTTCTTGGCTCTTTCGACCCCCGGTGATTTCATTGTTCGGACAACAGATGAGTTCCTCACCACCGCCGTTCCCAATGTCATCTTAGGGGTAGGTCAAGCCTCACAAGTTGCGATTGGTCTGGCTAGTTTTGAACCGAGTCCAGCCATTAACCAAGAGGCTTTGATTCCGATCATCGGAACCACCGTCGTTTAA
- a CDS encoding M16 family metallopeptidase yields the protein MSQVLAASTFPASTFKLNNGLTVIHQQMTATPVVVVDVWVRAGAIYEPDMWSGMAHFLEHMIFKGTDWIGPGVFDQVIESCGGVANAATSHDYAHFYITTAVHYLEETLHALGDLLLHATIPDGEFNRERDVVLEEIRQATDDPDWLSFQALMETVYARHPYSRSVLGTEAKIRSHSPQEMRRFHQSRYQPENMVVVIVGGVEEQQALDLINQAFSRFLPPTTYTHLYQVVQPQIHGIHRRELHLPYLEEARLTLAWTGPGVEQLRQAYGLDLLSSVIASGRTSRLVQKLREKLQLVHDICSDFSLQQESSLFTISALLEYKDLEKVEALICEEIHELMIEPISEAELRRSQRFLCNDYAFSTETPGQLAGLYGYYFTVAKPELAVTYPEQIQSFQPLELQNIVKELLNLENYAVMVVQP from the coding sequence TTGTCTCAAGTTTTAGCAGCTTCAACCTTTCCCGCCAGCACGTTTAAGCTGAACAATGGTCTAACGGTTATTCATCAACAGATGACCGCAACCCCAGTTGTCGTTGTTGATGTTTGGGTACGGGCTGGTGCCATTTATGAGCCGGATATGTGGTCAGGAATGGCCCACTTTTTGGAACACATGATTTTTAAAGGCACAGATTGGATTGGGCCAGGTGTGTTCGATCAAGTGATTGAAAGTTGCGGGGGTGTGGCGAATGCTGCTACCAGCCATGATTATGCTCATTTTTACATTACCACTGCCGTTCACTATTTAGAGGAAACCTTGCACGCTTTGGGAGATTTATTGCTACACGCAACAATCCCCGATGGTGAGTTTAATCGAGAACGGGATGTGGTTTTAGAAGAAATTCGTCAAGCGACGGATGATCCCGATTGGCTGAGTTTTCAAGCCTTAATGGAAACAGTGTATGCACGGCATCCCTACAGCCGTTCTGTTTTAGGAACAGAAGCGAAAATAAGGTCGCACTCGCCCCAGGAAATGCGCCGTTTCCATCAAAGTCGCTATCAACCTGAAAACATGGTGGTTGTGATTGTTGGCGGTGTGGAAGAACAACAAGCGTTGGATTTGATTAATCAAGCCTTTAGTCGTTTTTTACCGCCTACAACTTACACTCATTTGTATCAGGTGGTTCAACCCCAAATTCACGGAATTCATCGCCGGGAACTCCATTTACCTTATCTCGAAGAAGCACGATTAACCTTAGCTTGGACTGGGCCAGGAGTTGAACAATTAAGGCAAGCTTATGGGCTAGACTTACTGTCTTCGGTAATCGCGTCAGGACGTACCTCTCGATTAGTCCAAAAACTGCGGGAAAAACTTCAGCTTGTCCATGATATTTGTAGCGATTTTTCCTTACAACAAGAGTCCAGTTTATTTACAATTAGTGCTTTATTAGAATATAAAGATTTAGAGAAGGTAGAAGCCTTAATTTGTGAGGAAATTCATGAGTTAATGATCGAGCCGATTTCAGAAGCAGAATTAAGGCGGAGTCAACGCTTTCTCTGTAATGATTATGCCTTTTCGACGGAGACCCCCGGACAGTTAGCCGGTTTATATGGATATTATTTCACCGTAGCGAAACCGGAATTAGCGGTTACTTATCCCGAACAAATTCAATCGTTTCAACCTTTAGAACTCCAAAATATTGTTAAGGAACTGCTGAATTTAGAAAATTATGCAGTTATGGTTGTTCAGCCGTAG